The Xyrauchen texanus isolate HMW12.3.18 chromosome 28, RBS_HiC_50CHRs, whole genome shotgun sequence genome has a segment encoding these proteins:
- the LOC127622256 gene encoding cytochrome c oxidase subunit 7A2, mitochondrial — protein MLKMFRQFLVCRRQISTTVLRQLENKVPQNQKIFQEANGMPVHLKGGVGDTVLYRATMGFTVLGVACVIYELLKAAVPKKN, from the exons ATGCTAAAGATGTTCCGACAATTTCTg GTATGCAGACGGCAGATCTCCACTACCGTCCTCAGACAACTGGAGAATAAAGTACCACAGAATCAGAAAATCTTTCAG GAAGCGAATGGAATGCCAGTTCATCTAAAGGGAGGAGTCGGTGACACTGTTCTATACCGGGCAACTATGGGGTTCACAGTGCTGG GAGTTGCATGTGTCATATATGAACTATTGAAGGCAGCTGTCCCAAAGAAGAACTGA